A region of Streptomyces halobius DNA encodes the following proteins:
- a CDS encoding reverse transcriptase/maturase family protein, producing MQRAEALMEIIHERGKRGFPLERLYRHLFNPELYLRAYGKIYRNDGSMTPGSNQETVDGMSLKKIQTIIDALRHERYRWTPVRRVYIEKKGTPGKRRPLGLPSWSDKLLQEVIRSLLEAYYEPQFSDRSHGFRPGKGCHTALAEVSESWGGVTWFVEGDISQCFDRLDHGVLRSILAEDIHDNRFLRLIDGLFQAGYLEEWRYHETLSGAPQGGVLSPLLSNIYLDRLDKYVETTLLPVFNRGARRKPYLPYMRIHKAAWKLEKRGRREEARQLRHQLQRLPSRDPNDSGFRRLHYVRYADDWLLGFSGTRQEAENIKGLIGRFLRNHLKLELSDRKTLITHGRTRAARFLGYEIVVHHNDAKRNRHGHRSINGQIGLKVPMDVVRAKRKPYMRRGKPAAKLERVHDSNFQIVARYQAEFRGIAEYYQLAYNRHRLGSLRYVMERSLGKTLGHKNKLSVNKIWNRFRATWQTPGGPRRGLQVTVERAGKRPLVARWGGVPLARRTTRVILRDELPAVWRQRPAELIDRLMSSRCELCRAHTDVEVHHIRRLEDLPTRDQAEQPEWAQRMASRRRKTLVVCRDCHGEIHNGRTDRQGSRNWALESRVR from the coding sequence ATGCAGAGAGCCGAAGCCCTGATGGAGATCATCCACGAACGCGGCAAGAGAGGATTTCCACTGGAGAGACTGTACCGGCACCTGTTCAACCCGGAGTTGTATTTGCGGGCCTACGGCAAGATCTACCGCAACGATGGCTCTATGACACCCGGTTCTAACCAAGAGACCGTGGATGGTATGAGTCTGAAGAAAATTCAGACGATCATCGATGCTTTGCGACATGAGCGGTATCGGTGGACCCCGGTTCGGCGCGTATACATCGAGAAGAAAGGAACACCAGGGAAGCGCCGGCCTCTGGGTCTGCCTTCGTGGTCGGACAAGCTGCTGCAAGAAGTGATCCGCTCTCTGCTGGAGGCGTATTACGAGCCGCAGTTCTCCGATCGGTCCCATGGTTTCAGGCCAGGGAAGGGCTGTCACACAGCACTCGCGGAAGTTTCCGAGTCGTGGGGCGGGGTAACGTGGTTCGTCGAGGGAGACATCTCCCAGTGTTTCGACCGGCTGGATCATGGGGTACTGCGCTCCATCTTAGCCGAAGACATTCACGACAACCGTTTTCTACGGTTGATCGACGGGCTATTCCAGGCTGGATACTTGGAGGAATGGCGCTATCACGAAACACTGAGTGGTGCGCCACAAGGGGGTGTTCTGAGCCCACTGCTCTCCAACATCTACCTGGACCGCTTGGACAAGTACGTCGAGACAACGCTCTTGCCTGTCTTCAACCGGGGCGCCCGACGCAAGCCGTATCTGCCGTACATGCGGATACACAAGGCAGCTTGGAAACTGGAGAAGCGCGGACGGCGGGAGGAAGCACGGCAGTTGCGCCATCAGCTGCAACGACTTCCCTCGCGTGACCCAAACGATTCAGGTTTCCGGCGGCTGCACTACGTCCGCTATGCGGACGATTGGCTGCTCGGATTCTCCGGGACGAGGCAGGAAGCCGAGAACATCAAGGGACTGATCGGGAGATTCCTGCGGAATCATTTGAAGCTGGAACTCTCTGATCGGAAGACCTTGATCACCCATGGGCGGACACGAGCCGCTCGTTTCCTCGGCTACGAGATCGTGGTCCACCACAACGACGCCAAACGCAACCGACACGGCCATAGGTCCATCAACGGACAGATCGGCTTGAAGGTGCCAATGGATGTCGTGCGCGCCAAGCGCAAGCCCTACATGCGACGCGGCAAACCGGCCGCCAAACTGGAACGTGTCCACGACTCGAACTTTCAGATCGTGGCGCGGTACCAGGCGGAGTTCCGGGGAATCGCAGAGTATTACCAGCTGGCCTACAACCGGCACCGCCTCGGCTCGCTGAGGTACGTCATGGAACGGTCTCTGGGCAAGACGCTGGGGCACAAGAACAAGCTCAGCGTCAATAAGATCTGGAACCGTTTCCGGGCGACTTGGCAAACTCCTGGAGGTCCTCGCAGAGGGCTACAGGTCACAGTCGAACGTGCCGGAAAGAGACCGCTGGTCGCCCGTTGGGGCGGGGTACCTCTGGCGCGCAGGACCACGAGGGTAATCCTCAGAGACGAACTCCCGGCTGTATGGAGACAGCGACCAGCGGAGCTCATCGACCGGCTCATGTCCAGTCGCTGCGAGCTCTGCCGAGCGCATACAGACGTCGAAGTGCATCACATTCGACGTTTGGAAGATCTCCCTACCCGGGATCAGGCTG
- a CDS encoding glycerophosphodiester phosphodiesterase family protein — translation MTATDPRPAVGEGTALAEKASFSLDEAAGSRHLSGGAPREFAAELGGGAELGAAGKSGSALRLNGATAYGATAGPVVDTTKSFTVSAWVKLDNKERNYTFLSQAGDHASGFQLYYSKYFDKWVFNRHATDTDGTKIVRAMSKDTAKAGTWTHLTGSYDAAKQSLSLSVGGKLQQSTKFTTPWRAQGGLQIGRLFYKGAWQENAAAAVDDIQVAQSAATAADVTALHKGEMPAYMQGLATFRLDEKAGSAHVSGGNAAGPVATLAGSGAKLGVAGKSGGALHLNGSTAYAATAGPVVDTTKSFTVSAWVKLDNKERNYTFLSQAGDHASGFQLYYSKYFDKWVFNRHATDTDGTKIVRAMSKDTAKAGTWTHLTGSYDAAKQSLSLSVGGKLQQSTKFTTPWRAQGGLQIGRLFYKGAWQENAAATIDDIRISTEGTPAFCSRTVTVGHRGAPTIAPENTVASLETAIDRGAEWVETDVQITKDGQPVIMHDATVDRMTDGTGRIDQLTAAEIAKLTVKGGGHVPTLEQVLASPKVRSARMLLEIKGSQTPESVAHALRLVAEAGMTERTMVQSFDEDVVRYAAASPYKFKVALLRSKLDADPVATARAFSLSAYAVNFKGLAAQPDTVNRLRAAGVETFAWTVDRESEWQAATSWGIDGMITNRPDEFLRWKESRCAE, via the coding sequence GTGACGGCAACCGATCCGCGACCCGCTGTCGGCGAGGGAACCGCACTTGCCGAAAAGGCGAGTTTCTCCCTGGACGAGGCCGCTGGTTCGCGGCATCTGTCGGGAGGCGCTCCCAGGGAGTTCGCCGCTGAGCTGGGCGGTGGCGCCGAGTTGGGTGCTGCCGGTAAGTCCGGCAGTGCGCTGCGGCTGAACGGGGCGACGGCGTACGGGGCGACGGCCGGACCGGTGGTGGACACGACGAAGTCGTTCACGGTGTCGGCTTGGGTGAAGCTGGACAACAAGGAGCGCAACTACACGTTCCTGTCCCAGGCGGGTGACCACGCCAGCGGTTTCCAGCTCTACTACTCGAAGTACTTCGACAAGTGGGTCTTCAACCGCCACGCCACCGACACCGACGGCACGAAGATCGTCCGCGCGATGAGCAAGGACACCGCTAAGGCGGGCACGTGGACCCACCTCACGGGTTCGTACGATGCGGCCAAGCAGTCCCTGTCGCTGTCCGTCGGCGGCAAGCTGCAGCAGTCGACGAAGTTCACGACCCCGTGGCGGGCTCAGGGCGGGCTCCAGATCGGCCGCCTCTTCTACAAGGGCGCCTGGCAGGAGAACGCCGCCGCGGCCGTCGACGACATCCAGGTCGCGCAGTCGGCTGCGACAGCGGCCGATGTCACCGCCCTCCACAAGGGCGAAATGCCTGCATATATGCAGGGGTTGGCCACCTTTCGTCTCGATGAGAAGGCGGGCAGCGCACACGTCAGCGGCGGTAACGCCGCGGGCCCGGTCGCGACCTTGGCCGGTTCAGGCGCCAAGTTGGGCGTCGCCGGTAAGTCCGGCGGCGCGCTGCACCTGAACGGGTCCACGGCGTATGCGGCGACGGCCGGACCGGTGGTGGACACGACGAAGTCGTTCACGGTGTCGGCTTGGGTGAAGCTGGACAACAAGGAGCGCAACTACACGTTCCTGTCCCAGGCGGGTGACCACGCCAGCGGTTTCCAGCTCTACTACTCGAAGTACTTCGACAAGTGGGTCTTCAACCGCCACGCCACCGACACCGACGGCACGAAGATCGTCCGCGCGATGAGCAAGGACACCGCTAAGGCGGGCACGTGGACCCACCTCACGGGTTCGTACGATGCGGCCAAGCAGTCCCTGTCGCTGTCCGTCGGCGGCAAGCTGCAGCAGTCGACGAAGTTCACGACCCCGTGGCGGGCTCAGGGCGGGCTCCAGATCGGCCGCCTCTTCTACAAGGGCGCCTGGCAGGAGAACGCCGCCGCGACCATCGACGACATCCGCATCTCGACGGAAGGCACTCCCGCCTTCTGCTCCCGGACGGTCACCGTCGGGCACCGTGGAGCGCCCACAATCGCCCCGGAGAACACGGTCGCCTCGCTGGAGACGGCGATTGACCGCGGTGCGGAGTGGGTGGAAACCGATGTGCAGATCACCAAGGACGGCCAGCCGGTCATCATGCACGACGCGACCGTGGACAGGATGACCGACGGCACGGGACGCATCGATCAGCTCACCGCGGCGGAGATCGCGAAGCTGACGGTGAAGGGCGGCGGGCACGTTCCCACCCTGGAGCAGGTGCTGGCCTCGCCCAAGGTCCGTTCCGCCCGGATGCTGCTTGAGATCAAGGGGTCGCAGACACCCGAGAGCGTCGCCCACGCTCTCAGGCTCGTCGCCGAGGCCGGGATGACCGAACGCACGATGGTGCAGTCCTTCGACGAGGACGTGGTGCGGTACGCGGCCGCCTCGCCGTACAAGTTCAAGGTCGCGCTGCTCCGTTCCAAGCTCGACGCGGACCCCGTGGCGACGGCCCGCGCGTTCTCCCTCAGCGCCTACGCGGTGAACTTCAAGGGGCTCGCGGCCCAGCCCGACACGGTGAACCGGCTCAGGGCGGCCGGTGTCGAGACCTTCGCCTGGACGGTCGACCGTGAAAGCGAATGGCAGGCCGCGACGTCGTGGGGCATCGACGGCATGATCACCAACCGCCCGGACGAGTTCCTTCGGTGGAAGGAATCCCGGTGTGCGGAGTAA
- a CDS encoding polymorphic toxin-type HINT domain-containing protein codes for MTTLVGLALVAGMDISPAAAVDESLVKYDRSDVLAAWAEGGPGVRRAAEAALVGSDDDIESFMAEDLPRAHEQDLRVQVAQVMAIGGPGVREAANSALDGGVSELQAFLDGGFVNSYDKDLRVEVAQIMAAGGPGVKDAANKVLDGTPDDWVKFINQGQFKPQEDDNRVQVSQLMTAGGPNVKKAAQQALDGTAEDIQDFLDDGWQVASARDQETLSVSQLADLADHAQKRAKKLTREAKEESARAEKATGRAKKAAQTAAAEAKKTAHSANKASAAARDAAGAANRAAWSARTAVSAAAGANKAARMAAGAAAQAAYAASRAGGAASSAHSAAAAAATDASRAKAARAAAEKARDVAKGAEKAADAADQASIASDQAAAAAGAAARSGANAAAAAASAAEASQWAGQAGGKANEAKAAAAQAKRLAGQATRAANAAQANANQAAAAARRSRDAARDAAKHARAAAKAADKAAAEAGKAVDAAKASSDAANAATKAADDTQKAVNSAKSVVTLARKVDAERLAEQEEENILAAEEAKKAEDSRVAVAEWEAGRIQQLNTEARTLWKDATAATDPKVKVAKGKQLAVSLLATGGTWVRTAAEATLAGTDEGVSEFVDTRLGLALEQDDRASVAHIAATADKPAQQQAAVDALGQPIDKVREFLRTRAYPGKESDDRVAVAQIMAKGGPGVKAAANKALDGNSADLQEFLETGQHKAQEADDRVTAAQVMAKGGPEVKAAAQAALSGPASGLRSFLAYGQYKAQQRDANAAAHIAEIDALLAGADKSAALAHKDAAEAQKAAAHARDKAKEAIKWANAAKASAEQAAKDAQRADKAADRAAKSADQAAKSAKTARAAAASAQKDARAADVSAQQAERSAARAYGYSAQANMSAYQAGLSAEAADKDAVAAAKAETEALVTAADKLVAELQDQMKKEIREASKPISDDELRAAVEKRFTEYRRGLFKSGDIKDLKPGEMILVCGGDGAGGMGCTTSTTLDRMIAWYIGLDEIEACARTKSPKCLKDLALNALKVKWLKKAKPCKKNSFAPGTRVLTADHRTKPIEKIRAGDQVIATDPLSGQTEAKPVQAAIVGDGKKDLVDITVGSSGGRVVATDKHPFWTTDGNGAWTGAAQLRHGMHLRSSDGTTPQITATKTWTAPNQRVYNLTVADLHTYYVLAGSTPVLVHNSGGCPDLDALSKSGMRPAKGKTTHAAREYQKHMNRGDLPVVPGKQLKSAGQKLLDEILTNPKTTTSPVTSGNFPGGTRYIMPDPAGGRGIGATFDANGQFQYFGRY; via the coding sequence GTGACCACGCTCGTGGGCCTGGCACTGGTCGCGGGCATGGACATAAGTCCTGCCGCGGCCGTCGACGAATCACTGGTGAAGTACGACAGATCCGACGTCTTGGCGGCATGGGCGGAGGGAGGACCAGGAGTCAGGCGGGCCGCGGAGGCCGCCCTGGTGGGCTCGGACGACGACATCGAATCCTTCATGGCCGAGGACCTGCCGAGGGCGCATGAACAGGACCTGCGCGTGCAGGTCGCACAGGTCATGGCCATCGGCGGGCCGGGGGTCCGTGAGGCGGCCAACAGTGCCCTGGACGGCGGGGTCTCTGAACTGCAGGCGTTCTTGGACGGAGGGTTCGTCAACTCCTACGACAAGGACCTGCGCGTCGAGGTCGCGCAGATCATGGCCGCGGGCGGTCCTGGCGTCAAGGACGCAGCCAACAAGGTGCTGGACGGAACGCCTGACGACTGGGTTAAGTTCATCAACCAGGGTCAGTTCAAACCGCAAGAGGACGACAATCGGGTCCAGGTCTCGCAGTTGATGACCGCGGGCGGCCCGAATGTGAAGAAGGCGGCCCAGCAGGCACTGGACGGCACCGCCGAGGACATCCAGGACTTCCTCGACGACGGCTGGCAGGTCGCGTCGGCACGCGACCAGGAGACCCTCAGCGTCTCCCAGTTGGCCGACCTCGCCGACCACGCCCAGAAGCGGGCCAAGAAGCTGACCCGGGAGGCCAAGGAGGAGTCCGCCAGGGCGGAGAAGGCCACGGGCCGGGCCAAGAAGGCCGCGCAGACCGCGGCCGCCGAGGCCAAGAAGACCGCACACTCGGCCAACAAGGCATCAGCAGCGGCACGCGACGCCGCGGGCGCGGCCAACAGGGCGGCATGGTCGGCACGTACCGCGGTCTCGGCTGCCGCAGGCGCCAACAAGGCGGCCCGGATGGCGGCCGGTGCCGCGGCACAGGCGGCCTACGCGGCCAGCCGGGCCGGAGGCGCGGCGTCATCGGCCCACTCCGCTGCCGCGGCCGCGGCGACCGACGCTTCCCGGGCCAAGGCGGCACGCGCGGCCGCGGAGAAGGCACGGGACGTCGCGAAGGGCGCTGAGAAGGCGGCGGACGCGGCCGATCAGGCCAGCATCGCCTCCGACCAGGCCGCCGCGGCGGCCGGTGCGGCGGCCCGCTCCGGTGCCAACGCGGCCGCCGCAGCGGCTTCGGCCGCCGAGGCCAGCCAATGGGCGGGCCAGGCAGGCGGCAAGGCCAACGAGGCGAAGGCGGCGGCGGCCCAGGCGAAGAGGCTCGCCGGCCAGGCCACGCGGGCGGCCAACGCCGCCCAGGCCAATGCCAACCAGGCCGCGGCGGCCGCACGCCGCTCGCGGGACGCCGCCAGGGACGCCGCGAAGCACGCCAGGGCAGCGGCCAAGGCGGCGGACAAGGCCGCCGCCGAAGCAGGCAAGGCCGTGGATGCCGCCAAGGCATCCAGCGATGCGGCCAACGCCGCCACCAAGGCCGCCGACGACACACAGAAGGCCGTCAACAGCGCCAAGTCCGTCGTGACGCTGGCCCGCAAGGTCGACGCCGAGCGTCTGGCCGAGCAGGAAGAGGAGAACATCCTCGCGGCCGAGGAGGCCAAGAAGGCTGAGGATTCCCGGGTCGCCGTCGCCGAATGGGAAGCGGGCCGGATTCAGCAGCTCAATACTGAGGCACGGACGCTCTGGAAGGACGCCACCGCGGCGACGGACCCCAAGGTGAAGGTGGCCAAGGGCAAGCAGCTTGCGGTCAGCCTCCTCGCCACCGGTGGGACCTGGGTTCGCACTGCGGCCGAGGCCACGCTGGCGGGAACCGACGAAGGTGTGTCCGAGTTCGTAGACACCCGGCTGGGTCTCGCCCTGGAGCAGGACGACCGCGCCAGCGTGGCCCACATCGCCGCCACCGCCGACAAGCCGGCCCAGCAGCAGGCTGCCGTGGACGCGCTCGGCCAGCCGATCGACAAGGTCCGGGAGTTCCTGCGGACCCGTGCCTACCCGGGCAAGGAATCCGACGACCGTGTCGCGGTCGCGCAGATCATGGCCAAGGGCGGACCGGGTGTAAAGGCGGCGGCCAACAAGGCGCTTGACGGGAACTCGGCCGACCTCCAGGAGTTTCTGGAGACGGGACAGCACAAGGCCCAGGAAGCCGACGACCGGGTCACGGCCGCCCAGGTCATGGCCAAGGGCGGTCCCGAGGTCAAGGCGGCAGCGCAGGCGGCTCTGTCCGGCCCGGCGTCCGGGCTGCGGTCCTTCCTCGCATACGGGCAGTACAAGGCACAGCAGCGCGATGCCAACGCCGCCGCCCACATCGCCGAGATCGACGCACTCCTGGCAGGAGCGGACAAGTCGGCGGCCCTCGCGCACAAGGACGCCGCCGAGGCCCAGAAGGCCGCCGCGCACGCCCGCGACAAGGCGAAGGAAGCCATCAAGTGGGCCAACGCGGCAAAGGCATCCGCAGAGCAGGCCGCCAAGGACGCCCAGCGCGCCGACAAGGCCGCCGACCGGGCGGCAAAGTCCGCCGATCAGGCCGCCAAGTCCGCCAAGACGGCTCGTGCCGCCGCCGCATCTGCCCAGAAGGACGCTCGGGCGGCGGACGTCTCCGCACAGCAGGCCGAACGCTCCGCAGCGCGCGCCTACGGCTACTCCGCTCAAGCCAATATGTCCGCGTACCAGGCGGGTCTCTCCGCCGAAGCCGCCGACAAGGACGCTGTCGCGGCGGCCAAGGCAGAGACTGAGGCGCTGGTCACCGCGGCGGACAAGCTGGTCGCCGAACTGCAGGACCAGATGAAGAAGGAAATCCGCGAAGCCAGCAAGCCGATCTCGGACGACGAACTTCGTGCAGCCGTGGAGAAGCGGTTCACCGAGTACCGGCGCGGGCTATTCAAAAGCGGAGACATCAAGGACCTCAAGCCCGGCGAAATGATCCTCGTGTGCGGTGGCGACGGCGCCGGCGGAATGGGCTGCACCACAAGCACCACCCTCGACCGGATGATCGCCTGGTACATCGGCTTGGACGAGATCGAGGCATGCGCCCGCACGAAGTCCCCGAAATGCCTCAAGGACCTCGCGCTCAACGCCCTCAAGGTGAAGTGGCTGAAGAAGGCCAAGCCGTGCAAGAAGAACAGCTTTGCACCGGGCACCCGGGTGCTGACCGCAGACCACCGGACCAAACCTATCGAGAAAATTCGAGCCGGTGACCAGGTAATCGCCACCGACCCGTTGTCCGGCCAGACCGAGGCCAAGCCTGTCCAAGCGGCCATCGTCGGCGACGGCAAGAAGGATCTCGTAGACATCACGGTTGGCAGCTCGGGCGGCAGGGTGGTCGCTACCGATAAACATCCCTTCTGGACCACGGACGGCAACGGTGCTTGGACCGGAGCCGCGCAGCTCAGGCATGGCATGCATCTGCGGAGCAGCGACGGGACCACACCGCAGATCACTGCCACCAAGACATGGACCGCCCCCAACCAGCGCGTCTATAACCTGACGGTCGCCGATCTGCACACGTACTATGTGCTGGCCGGGTCCACTCCGGTCCTGGTTCACAATTCCGGTGGATGCCCCGATTTGGATGCTCTTTCGAAGAGCGGGATGCGTCCGGCCAAGGGGAAGACGACTCATGCGGCACGTGAATACCAGAAGCATATGAACCGAGGGGATCTTCCCGTGGTTCCAGGGAAGCAGCTGAAATCTGCTGGCCAGAAACTGTTGGACGAAATTCTGACCAACCCGAAGACGACTACGTCGCCTGTGACCTCTGGCAACTTCCCTGGCGGGACGCGGTACATCATGCCGGACCCGGCTGGGGGACGCGGGATCGGGGCGACCTTCGATGCCAATGGCCAGTTCCAGTACTTTGGGCGGTATTAG